In the genome of Treponema pedis, one region contains:
- a CDS encoding NAD(P) transhydrogenase subunit alpha has protein sequence MSLELILVLVFIVTTLIGYKLIKNVPSLLHTPLMSGMNALSGITILATMTATAAAVATGSKIFGLLGIVCATVNVVAGFGLTDRMLKMFKTGKEAE, from the coding sequence ATGAGTTTAGAACTGATACTTGTTCTTGTCTTCATCGTAACGACCCTTATCGGTTACAAACTTATAAAAAACGTACCGAGTCTCTTGCATACCCCGCTGATGTCCGGAATGAACGCTCTTTCCGGTATTACTATTTTGGCAACTATGACGGCTACCGCCGCCGCAGTTGCAACGGGAAGCAAAATATTCGGACTTTTGGGTATTGTTTGTGCAACCGTAAACGTTGTAGCGGGGTTCGGTTTAACCGACAGAATGCTTAAAATGTTTAAAACCGGAAAAGAGGCGGAATAA
- a CDS encoding MBL fold metallo-hydrolase RNA specificity domain-containing protein, whose amino-acid sequence MAIKIYSLGAAEEVTGSKHILEADGRKYLIDCGAFQGKRAEADKKNRDFNVPANELEAVILTHGHYDHCGLLPLLGIHGFKGNIYSTPATRDIANLVMMDSARIQARDREFLAKQAAKRGETFTWQPLFDETDVIKTINQFITVSYYRPVWIGENVKLEFFDAGHILGSAMALITVKDSTGKEVKIAFTGDLGRPGKPIIRDPDIIPQADYIVLESTYGNRRHEETDNALNILAEKTKELALQKGKMIIPAFAVERTQEIVYYFHLLTDQKIIPDIPIYVDSPMAVNATSIFQVHPECYDMETHKAFLSHHKNPFGFNSLKFITSVSESKLLNEVDGPMIIISADGMCEFGRITHHLANNIEKPSTKIMLVGFMAENTLGRRLQNREQEVKIFGEWRQVRAEILQINAFSAHADYFEATEWLKSLDTSSLKKIFLVHGEPEAQKYFGTYLKDNGFKDVQIVKYKETYDL is encoded by the coding sequence ATGGCAATAAAGATTTATTCACTTGGAGCAGCCGAAGAAGTAACAGGTTCAAAACATATTTTAGAAGCGGACGGACGTAAGTATTTAATCGATTGCGGAGCCTTTCAGGGGAAGCGTGCGGAAGCGGACAAAAAAAATAGAGATTTTAATGTTCCTGCAAACGAATTGGAAGCTGTAATATTAACTCACGGTCATTATGACCATTGCGGACTTTTACCGCTTTTAGGAATACACGGATTTAAGGGCAACATCTACTCTACTCCCGCCACCCGCGACATTGCAAACTTGGTTATGATGGATTCTGCGCGTATACAGGCACGCGACAGAGAATTCCTTGCAAAACAAGCCGCCAAACGCGGAGAAACCTTTACATGGCAGCCTTTGTTTGACGAAACTGATGTTATAAAAACCATAAATCAATTTATAACAGTTTCATATTATAGACCCGTATGGATAGGAGAAAACGTTAAACTTGAATTTTTTGACGCCGGGCATATTTTAGGTTCCGCTATGGCCCTTATAACAGTAAAAGATTCAACAGGGAAAGAAGTAAAAATCGCATTTACGGGAGACTTGGGAAGACCAGGGAAACCCATAATCCGCGACCCGGATATTATTCCGCAAGCCGATTATATAGTTTTGGAAAGCACTTACGGTAACCGCCGTCATGAAGAAACGGATAACGCTTTAAATATTCTTGCGGAAAAAACAAAGGAGCTTGCATTACAAAAGGGAAAAATGATTATTCCGGCCTTTGCCGTAGAAAGGACTCAGGAAATAGTTTATTATTTTCATCTTCTAACCGACCAAAAAATCATTCCTGATATCCCGATTTATGTCGATTCTCCTATGGCGGTAAATGCAACGAGTATTTTTCAAGTACATCCTGAATGCTATGACATGGAAACTCATAAGGCTTTTTTAAGTCATCATAAAAACCCTTTCGGGTTCAACTCGCTTAAATTCATTACAAGCGTATCGGAATCCAAACTGTTAAATGAAGTTGACGGCCCTATGATTATTATAAGTGCGGACGGAATGTGCGAATTCGGCCGTATTACGCACCATCTGGCAAATAATATTGAAAAACCTTCTACAAAAATAATGCTTGTAGGATTTATGGCTGAAAATACGTTAGGAAGAAGACTTCAAAACCGTGAACAGGAGGTAAAGATTTTCGGAGAATGGAGGCAAGTCAGAGCGGAAATTTTACAGATAAACGCTTTCAGCGCCCATGCCGATTATTTTGAAGCAACGGAATGGCTTAAATCTTTGGATACCTCAAGTTTAAAAAAGATATTTTTGGTTCACGGAGAACCGGAAGCGCAAAAATATTTCGGAACTTATTTAAAAGATAACGGGTTTAAAGATGTACAAATTGTAAAATACAAGGAAACTTACGATTTGTAA
- a CDS encoding D-2-hydroxyacid dehydrogenase yields MNSKLNVVVLDGYTLNPGDLSWDNLEKICNLKVYDKTLPEEVSARAKEADAVLTNKVVFSKEVIASLPKLKYIGVLATGYNVVDISAASSRGICVTNIPSYSTESVAQAVFAFIFNFYWHIQEHSDEVLKGKWTACEHFCYHSFPLHELSFKTVGIIGFGNIGQAVAKIALAMNMNVVYVNRSEKKIKGLEGARQVNLTELLELSDIISLNCPLTDETKNILNGEALKKVKPNVYIVNTGRGPLADEKAVAQALKEKRIAGYASDVLSIEPPSKDNPLLSAPNCTITPHIAWQTLEARSRLMEIAVNNLSAFIEGKPVNRVNTGL; encoded by the coding sequence ATGAATTCAAAATTAAATGTTGTAGTTTTAGACGGATATACGTTAAATCCCGGAGATTTGTCTTGGGATAATCTTGAAAAAATATGCAATTTAAAAGTATATGATAAAACCCTGCCTGAAGAAGTTTCGGCCAGAGCAAAAGAAGCGGATGCGGTTCTTACAAATAAGGTCGTTTTTTCAAAAGAGGTTATAGCCTCCCTTCCTAAACTTAAATACATAGGAGTTTTGGCAACAGGTTATAATGTTGTGGATATAAGTGCCGCAAGCAGCCGCGGTATTTGTGTAACGAATATCCCGTCTTACAGCACGGAAAGTGTGGCACAAGCGGTATTTGCCTTTATTTTTAATTTTTATTGGCATATACAGGAACACAGCGATGAGGTTTTAAAAGGTAAATGGACGGCTTGTGAGCATTTTTGTTATCACAGTTTTCCGCTTCATGAGCTTTCATTTAAAACTGTAGGTATTATAGGTTTCGGCAATATAGGTCAGGCGGTTGCAAAAATAGCTCTTGCAATGAATATGAATGTTGTTTATGTAAATCGTTCGGAAAAAAAGATAAAGGGATTGGAAGGCGCAAGACAGGTAAATTTGACCGAGCTTTTGGAACTTTCCGATATTATCAGTTTAAATTGTCCCTTAACCGATGAAACGAAAAATATTTTAAACGGAGAAGCATTAAAAAAAGTAAAGCCCAATGTTTATATAGTAAATACGGGCCGCGGCCCCCTGGCGGATGAAAAAGCCGTTGCGCAGGCTTTAAAAGAAAAACGCATAGCCGGTTATGCCTCGGACGTTTTAAGTATTGAACCTCCTTCTAAAGATAACCCTCTTCTTTCGGCTCCGAATTGCACTATAACACCGCATATAGCATGGCAAACCCTTGAAGCGAGAAGCCGCTTAATGGAAATTGCCGTTAATAATTTAAGCGCTTTTATTGAAGGTAAACCGGTAAATAGGGTAAACACGGGGCTTTAA
- a CDS encoding MFS transporter gives MALGVNYFLLFAVYGIVNTYLPVLLKSIGYGTGEVGILLGIFETAGVILPLFLSTAVDKNGKYGAVMIVLGVIMSVALLPFTFFPSFFIAAASLSLFSLGIKGLVPITDTFTSKQLGRDKKNYGKIRAVGSFGFVCITVFLHFSTVINGENTDSIILSVFISGMLYVFSLFIIPNIFVPVHNSGLNNDGKKKLFQTLFSKGNNEESFSKTFWFGLFLISFGFFGLVPSQKFFSLYAKEYLHLKSYAGLWALSAMAEIPVMFLSGKIIGKFGVEKLIPAALFSIGIRNLTYAVFPSLGGAVAAQLMHCLNYGLFHPTAVIFCASHAPKKAASLGMTMYSVVAAGLSYIIGSIAGGYIIQFAGYRALFIIFSFFPFIGMILYFFAAKNIFKSV, from the coding sequence ATGGCTTTGGGAGTTAATTATTTTTTATTGTTCGCCGTTTACGGAATTGTAAATACATATCTTCCTGTTTTGCTTAAAAGCATAGGATACGGGACGGGAGAGGTAGGAATTCTTTTAGGTATTTTTGAAACGGCAGGAGTTATTTTGCCTCTTTTTTTAAGTACGGCGGTAGATAAAAACGGAAAATACGGAGCGGTTATGATTGTTTTGGGCGTAATAATGAGCGTCGCTTTGCTGCCTTTTACTTTTTTCCCGTCTTTTTTTATTGCAGCCGCTTCGTTAAGTCTTTTTTCTTTGGGGATAAAGGGTCTTGTTCCCATAACGGATACTTTTACATCAAAACAATTGGGTCGGGATAAAAAAAACTACGGTAAGATTAGAGCTGTAGGCTCCTTCGGGTTTGTTTGTATAACGGTATTTTTACATTTCAGTACCGTTATAAACGGTGAAAATACCGATTCCATTATTTTAAGTGTTTTTATTTCGGGTATGCTTTATGTGTTTTCCCTTTTTATTATCCCGAATATTTTTGTCCCTGTTCATAATAGCGGTTTAAACAATGACGGTAAAAAAAAATTATTTCAAACTTTATTTTCTAAAGGAAACAATGAAGAGTCTTTTTCAAAGACTTTTTGGTTCGGCTTATTTTTAATTTCTTTCGGTTTTTTCGGATTGGTTCCTTCTCAAAAGTTTTTTTCACTTTATGCAAAAGAATATCTTCACTTGAAATCGTATGCGGGTCTGTGGGCTCTTTCGGCGATGGCGGAGATTCCCGTTATGTTTTTATCCGGAAAAATTATAGGGAAATTCGGAGTGGAAAAACTTATACCCGCGGCTTTATTCAGTATAGGTATAAGAAATCTGACATACGCCGTTTTTCCGTCTTTGGGCGGGGCTGTTGCGGCTCAGCTTATGCATTGTTTAAATTACGGGCTTTTTCATCCGACGGCGGTTATTTTTTGCGCTTCACATGCACCTAAAAAGGCCGCTTCACTGGGTATGACTATGTACAGCGTTGTTGCTGCTGGTCTTTCTTATATAATCGGAAGTATTGCAGGCGGTTATATTATTCAATTTGCAGGTTATAGAGCGCTTTTTATAATATTCAGCTTTTTCCCTTTTATCGGAATGATTTTGTACTTTTTTGCGGCAAAAAATATTTTTAAGTCAGTATAG
- a CDS encoding DUF3997 domain-containing protein — protein MIYGLLLCFIFLLFFTLFDDGLYELGDGFCYYEDLAAIMSDNIDLADIPPKILSYQYDDYFITAKQKPCQYREFTYNYNDNYKYSNGADSEYYWLILKKKKEVFGPLEYNQFIKLCERFLVPENLRLN, from the coding sequence TTGATTTATGGTCTTCTTCTATGTTTTATATTTCTTTTATTTTTTACATTGTTTGATGATGGTTTGTACGAACTTGGAGATGGCTTTTGTTATTATGAAGATTTAGCGGCTATTATGAGTGATAACATAGATTTAGCTGATATTCCGCCTAAAATACTTTCATATCAGTATGATGATTATTTTATTACTGCAAAACAAAAACCGTGTCAGTATAGAGAGTTCACTTATAATTATAACGATAACTATAAATATTCTAATGGGGCGGATTCGGAATATTATTGGCTAATTTTAAAGAAAAAAAAAGAGGTATTTGGTCCTTTGGAATATAATCAATTTATTAAACTGTGTGAACGATTTTTGGTGCCTGAAAATTTGCGATTAAATTGA
- a CDS encoding RHS repeat domain-containing protein produces the protein MYTENHGDNDEQKEKRYYYHSDHLGSAQFVTDWRGKQYEHIKYIPYGELWTYKSKTAKLFLTMYNNFLAKQPEGLIEEATPGMDKLPFRFTGKELDEDTGLYYYGARYLDPKYSRWLSGGPALNEYIPQAPVNDEAKKHNENLPGIGCVFNVVNLHVYHYAGNNPIKYADPGKK, from the coding sequence ATGTATACGGAAAACCATGGAGATAATGATGAGCAAAAGGAAAAGAGATACTACTACCACAGTGACCATTTGGGAAGTGCACAATTCGTAACGGATTGGAGAGGGAAGCAATACGAGCATATAAAGTACATACCTTACGGGGAACTATGGACTTATAAGTCAAAAACAGCAAAGCTGTTTTTGACGATGTATAATAATTTCCTTGCAAAGCAGCCCGAAGGGCTGATAGAAGAGGCTACACCGGGAATGGATAAGTTACCGTTCAGGTTTACAGGTAAGGAGCTTGATGAAGATACGGGGCTGTATTATTATGGAGCTAGGTACCTTGACCCGAAGTATTCGAGATGGTTATCAGGTGGCCCTGCACTTAATGAGTATATACCGCAAGCGCCGGTAAATGACGAAGCGAAGAAGCACAATGAAAACTTACCCGGAATAGGATGCGTGTTTAATGTTGTAAACTTGCATGTTTATCATTATGCGGGGAATAATCCTATAAAGTATGCGGACCCGGGGAAGAAGTGA
- a CDS encoding NAD(P) transhydrogenase subunit alpha produces the protein MIIGIPKEIMHGEDRVAATPETCASLVKDGHKVFVEKGAGLGSYFHDAEYEKAGAEIISDVKKLFADSELILKVKEPLHNDTLGCHEIDMMHKGQYLITFIHPAAPVNHEMVKNMAKQGVISLTLDGVPRISRAQNMDALTSMSTCAGYKGILIAANLLPRFIPQIFCAVGMIKPMNVLIVGTGVGGLQALATAKRLGAVTYAADIRPAAREQAQSLGAKIIDLGVPENEAIGEGGYALHLKPETLAKEREMLAPHLKDMDIVFLSALVPGKLAPIIITEEMVKTMKPGSVIVDISIDQGGNCALTPAGTVEKKHDIHLVGIKNIPGLLPSSSTWMFAQNIANLARYLIKNGKIELDRNDDIVKGILTTIDGEVVHKGAREAMGI, from the coding sequence ATGATTATTGGTATTCCTAAGGAAATCATGCATGGAGAAGACCGTGTTGCAGCAACCCCTGAAACATGTGCATCTTTAGTTAAAGACGGACACAAGGTTTTTGTAGAAAAGGGAGCAGGTTTAGGCTCTTATTTTCACGATGCCGAATACGAAAAAGCCGGCGCCGAAATTATTTCGGACGTAAAAAAACTTTTTGCCGATTCCGAGCTTATCTTAAAGGTAAAAGAGCCTCTTCATAATGATACTCTTGGCTGCCACGAAATTGATATGATGCATAAAGGGCAATATCTGATTACCTTTATCCACCCTGCAGCGCCCGTAAACCACGAAATGGTAAAGAATATGGCAAAACAAGGCGTTATTTCTTTAACCCTGGACGGAGTTCCAAGAATTTCACGTGCTCAAAATATGGACGCTCTTACTTCGATGAGTACCTGTGCAGGCTATAAGGGTATTTTAATTGCCGCAAATCTCCTGCCGCGCTTTATTCCGCAGATTTTCTGTGCCGTAGGTATGATTAAACCTATGAATGTGTTGATTGTAGGAACGGGCGTAGGAGGCTTACAAGCCCTTGCAACCGCAAAACGATTGGGTGCCGTAACTTATGCCGCGGATATTCGTCCCGCAGCCCGTGAACAGGCTCAATCCTTGGGAGCAAAAATTATCGACTTAGGTGTTCCGGAAAACGAAGCTATAGGAGAAGGCGGATATGCTCTGCATCTTAAACCGGAAACTCTTGCAAAGGAAAGAGAAATGCTGGCTCCTCATCTTAAAGATATGGATATTGTTTTCCTTTCAGCTTTGGTTCCCGGAAAATTGGCTCCTATTATTATTACCGAAGAAATGGTAAAAACAATGAAACCCGGGTCGGTTATAGTGGATATTTCAATCGACCAGGGCGGAAACTGCGCTTTAACTCCTGCAGGAACCGTAGAGAAAAAGCATGATATTCACCTTGTAGGTATTAAAAACATACCCGGTCTTCTTCCCTCAAGTTCAACATGGATGTTCGCACAAAATATTGCAAATCTTGCACGCTATCTTATTAAAAACGGAAAAATCGAGCTTGACAGAAATGACGATATCGTTAAAGGAATTCTTACTACTATTGACGGAGAAGTCGTTCACAAAGGCGCTCGGGAGGCTATGGGTATATGA
- a CDS encoding MORN repeat-containing protein has protein sequence MKKNIIMIILFILNAALFAIDVLLPDGSIYHGNLKDGLFSGKAVQICSNGDKYEGEYQNGLFHGYGEMTTNSYVYKGDYFNGLQIGKAFILYSDGSSYEGEVNSGIYEGNGILKTSVGNIFEGVFKNGFLNGKGKIIYNDGAVCSGNFINTKLEGQGVYKFSNGDSYIGNFVNGKFDGFGTLTKQNGKIYQGKFSNGELPYKYIWKNKMSSLLLDITTFALLGSFILNIVFIIKIKKRNK, from the coding sequence ATGAAAAAAAATATTATAATGATTATATTGTTTATTTTAAATGCAGCTTTATTTGCTATTGACGTTTTACTACCTGATGGTTCAATTTATCATGGTAATTTAAAAGATGGCTTATTTTCAGGTAAAGCGGTTCAGATATGCTCAAATGGAGATAAGTATGAAGGCGAATATCAAAATGGATTGTTTCATGGCTATGGCGAAATGACAACAAATTCCTATGTTTACAAAGGAGATTATTTTAATGGATTGCAAATCGGTAAAGCTTTTATTTTGTATAGTGATGGATCTTCATATGAGGGGGAAGTTAATTCCGGTATATATGAAGGAAACGGTATATTAAAAACGTCAGTAGGAAATATTTTTGAAGGTGTCTTTAAAAATGGTTTTTTAAATGGGAAAGGTAAAATAATATATAATGACGGGGCTGTGTGTTCAGGTAATTTTATAAATACAAAACTTGAAGGTCAAGGTGTTTATAAATTTTCAAATGGAGATAGTTATATTGGTAATTTTGTGAATGGTAAATTTGACGGGTTTGGAACTTTGACAAAACAAAACGGTAAAATATATCAGGGGAAATTTTCAAATGGAGAATTGCCTTATAAATATATTTGGAAAAATAAAATGTCTTCCCTATTGTTGGATATAACAACGTTTGCGCTTTTGGGTTCATTTATTTTAAATATTGTGTTTATAATAAAAATTAAAAAGAGAAACAAATAA
- a CDS encoding acyl-[acyl-carrier-protein] thioesterase yields MIFKETYRPVIEDFTKEGELSLFAVLKIFENIGNSHSDTAGDGVFKNDGSSTAWVLTEWQIEVDSFPMYKDKIRAETWSEELKSPLIAIRDFLLYKNDSICIKGSSRWVLLDLKKERLCKIEKTLLDKYNPENKTVFGEEKLKKIELPEKFEIEKRIAVRKSDFDFNNHIHNLIYLNYASETLPDSIYEMQKFKKLRITYKTAIKSDKEVIGKYADNNGKKTVCIYDLNGQLKTVLQFE; encoded by the coding sequence ATGATTTTTAAAGAAACATACCGTCCGGTTATTGAAGATTTTACAAAAGAAGGAGAGCTTAGCCTTTTTGCAGTTTTAAAAATATTTGAAAATATAGGAAACAGTCATTCCGATACCGCAGGCGACGGCGTTTTTAAAAATGACGGAAGCTCAACGGCATGGGTTCTTACGGAATGGCAAATTGAGGTCGATTCATTTCCTATGTACAAAGATAAAATAAGAGCGGAAACTTGGTCGGAAGAGCTGAAATCTCCTCTTATTGCAATAAGAGATTTTCTGCTTTATAAAAATGATTCAATATGTATAAAGGGAAGTTCAAGATGGGTATTACTGGATTTAAAAAAGGAACGTCTTTGCAAAATAGAAAAAACTCTTCTTGATAAATATAATCCGGAAAATAAAACCGTCTTCGGTGAAGAAAAACTGAAAAAAATAGAGCTGCCTGAAAAATTTGAAATAGAAAAAAGAATAGCCGTACGGAAAAGCGATTTTGATTTTAATAATCATATTCATAATCTCATATATCTTAATTATGCTTCGGAAACGCTTCCCGACAGTATTTACGAAATGCAAAAATTTAAAAAATTGAGAATTACATATAAAACCGCAATAAAATCGGATAAAGAAGTTATAGGAAAATATGCTGACAATAACGGTAAAAAAACAGTATGTATTTACGATTTAAACGGACAACTGAAAACCGTACTTCAATTTGAATAA
- a CDS encoding lysozyme, with protein MDSYGNWTIGYGHKITAKEAEAMKNGIDVDTAEKFFQQDIEWIEDRINKNFDGIVPLSQNEFGALVSLGFNAGRGALVNSKIFCYAEVTDPSYFKNKHDSSVYEKAITNKFREYNNANKKYSLGLDKRRIDEAEIFLW; from the coding sequence ATAGATAGTTACGGTAATTGGACAATAGGATATGGTCATAAAATTACGGCAAAAGAAGCTGAAGCAATGAAAAATGGCATTGATGTTGATACGGCAGAAAAATTTTTTCAACAGGATATTGAATGGATTGAAGATAGAATTAATAAAAATTTTGATGGAATTGTTCCCCTTTCGCAAAATGAATTTGGTGCTTTGGTAAGTCTTGGATTTAATGCGGGTAGAGGTGCTTTAGTTAATTCTAAAATTTTTTGTTATGCAGAAGTAACGGATCCTTCTTATTTTAAAAATAAACATGATAGTAGTGTATATGAAAAAGCCATCACAAATAAATTTAGAGAGTACAACAACGCTAATAAAAAATATTCATTAGGTTTAGACAAACGTAGAATAGATGAAGCTGAGATTTTTTTATGGTGA
- a CDS encoding S66 family peptidase: MAIISLSRGLLGESFIKHELEIGMKRLKDYGLNVIITQNALKGMDFLEKNPKARAQDLLDAFNDKSIDMILCAIGGDDTYRLLPYLFENNELQNAAANNSKIFLGYSDTTINHFMLYKAGINTFYGQAFLPDICELENEMLPYTKKYFEELLKTGTIKEIRPSDVWYSERKNFDESQIGIKRIRHKNQGFELLQGSPVFSGKILGGCIESIYCIFDNSRHNDTVELCGKYKLFPEIEDWKGKILLLESSEEFTKPELYKKMLIKLKETGIFEVIGGVLVGKPMDEVYYDEYKRLLVETIGNVNLPIVYNVNIGHAAPKCIIPFGIDSIVDTEKQLIRFK, from the coding sequence ATTGCAATTATAAGCCTTTCCAGAGGCTTACTCGGAGAATCTTTCATTAAGCATGAGCTTGAAATAGGAATGAAAAGACTAAAAGATTACGGACTTAATGTTATTATTACTCAAAATGCACTTAAAGGTATGGATTTTCTTGAAAAAAATCCTAAGGCTAGGGCTCAGGATTTACTTGATGCATTTAATGACAAATCAATCGATATGATTCTTTGTGCAATAGGAGGAGATGATACTTACAGACTTCTTCCGTATCTTTTTGAAAACAATGAACTGCAAAACGCGGCCGCGAACAATTCAAAAATTTTTCTCGGATATTCCGATACAACAATAAATCACTTTATGCTTTACAAGGCGGGAATCAACACCTTTTACGGTCAGGCGTTCCTGCCCGATATCTGCGAGCTTGAAAATGAAATGCTTCCTTACACAAAAAAATATTTTGAAGAACTTCTTAAAACAGGAACAATAAAGGAAATACGTCCCAGTGATGTATGGTACTCGGAACGAAAAAATTTTGACGAATCTCAAATCGGTATAAAAAGAATTCGGCATAAAAATCAAGGATTTGAGCTTCTTCAAGGGAGTCCGGTTTTTTCAGGAAAAATACTGGGCGGCTGTATTGAAAGCATATACTGTATTTTTGATAATTCCCGCCATAATGATACCGTAGAATTATGCGGCAAATATAAACTTTTTCCGGAAATCGAAGATTGGAAAGGGAAAATTCTTCTTTTGGAATCCAGCGAGGAATTTACAAAACCGGAGCTTTACAAAAAAATGCTTATAAAATTAAAAGAAACCGGAATTTTTGAAGTTATCGGCGGCGTACTTGTCGGAAAGCCTATGGACGAAGTATATTATGATGAATATAAGCGGCTGCTTGTCGAAACAATCGGCAATGTAAATTTACCTATTGTTTATAATGTAAATATAGGACATGCGGCTCCGAAATGTATTATTCCTTTCGGTATCGATTCAATTGTGGATACCGAAAAGCAGTTGATTCGATTTAAATAA
- a CDS encoding glycoside hydrolase family 5 protein → MKTKTTLKPLLTVLMVAVLLFPLFAKEPLSVKKIPKVNKTLPFSKGINLTLWLEHWDDIYATFLYDKQDFINIKSLGVEAVRLPIHFEKWNFGEPDYILEPYMLDLLDKAVIWTKELKMYLIIDFHNDCGHGSKTPANIEKILTRVWEQIATRYKNEDNHIIYEIMNEPHIPDPSKAKTEPWAMDTEKWGKIQNNIIKIIRSIDSKHAIVVGGGDYNSIESMLTLPEYDDDNLIYTFHDYSPFMFTHQGAEWTYIQRIQNVPFPYVKEKMPPLPLNPTKNEKRIYESYEEDSDEDVLCEPLNKAVEFANERNAYLLCGEFGVYMKYANPQERVNWYKLKIKWMDDRNISRLSWDYTGSNGLFISTTQIDFPKDLNIPLVKAMGYKIPNKQHQRYSWIDNANKTYDYSIYKNGLAKGLALSSWSETAVYGSKIFAKDNNSNETYLSLKNASAYSHINIIFKKITDFTPLKNKNAELQFYIRTKEPDFKAEIFFKNSELNGRPWRAYIYLNKG, encoded by the coding sequence ATGAAAACAAAAACAACATTAAAACCTTTATTAACCGTATTAATGGTAGCGGTCCTTTTATTTCCGCTTTTTGCAAAGGAACCTCTTTCCGTAAAGAAAATTCCTAAAGTAAACAAAACTCTGCCGTTTTCAAAAGGAATTAACCTAACCTTATGGCTTGAGCATTGGGACGATATTTATGCAACCTTTCTTTACGACAAACAGGACTTTATCAATATAAAAAGTTTGGGAGTCGAAGCTGTAAGATTGCCTATTCATTTTGAAAAATGGAATTTCGGAGAGCCCGATTACATTCTTGAACCCTATATGCTTGATTTATTGGATAAGGCCGTTATATGGACAAAAGAATTAAAAATGTATCTCATAATAGATTTTCACAATGACTGCGGACACGGAAGTAAAACCCCTGCAAATATTGAAAAAATTTTAACAAGGGTATGGGAACAAATTGCAACCCGATATAAAAATGAAGATAATCATATTATTTATGAAATAATGAATGAACCGCATATACCCGACCCGTCAAAAGCTAAAACCGAGCCTTGGGCTATGGATACTGAAAAATGGGGAAAAATTCAAAACAATATTATCAAGATTATCCGTTCAATCGATTCAAAACATGCAATTGTTGTAGGAGGAGGAGATTATAATTCGATTGAATCAATGCTTACACTTCCCGAATATGACGATGACAACTTAATTTATACCTTCCATGATTACAGCCCGTTTATGTTTACACACCAGGGAGCGGAATGGACTTATATTCAACGCATACAGAACGTTCCCTTCCCTTATGTAAAAGAAAAAATGCCGCCGCTTCCTTTAAATCCTACCAAAAATGAAAAACGGATTTATGAAAGCTACGAAGAGGATTCCGATGAAGATGTTTTATGCGAACCTCTTAACAAAGCCGTTGAATTTGCAAACGAAAGAAACGCATATTTATTATGCGGAGAATTCGGTGTATATATGAAATATGCGAATCCGCAAGAGCGGGTTAACTGGTATAAACTAAAAATTAAATGGATGGACGACAGAAATATTTCAAGATTAAGCTGGGATTATACAGGCTCCAACGGTTTATTTATTTCAACAACGCAAATCGACTTTCCGAAAGATTTAAATATTCCTTTAGTAAAAGCTATGGGTTATAAAATTCCGAATAAACAACATCAACGGTATTCGTGGATTGATAATGCAAATAAAACTTACGATTATTCAATATACAAAAACGGCCTTGCAAAAGGCTTGGCTCTTTCTTCATGGTCTGAAACTGCAGTATACGGCTCCAAGATTTTCGCGAAAGATAATAATTCAAATGAAACATATCTTTCTCTAAAAAACGCTTCCGCATATTCTCATATAAATATTATTTTTAAAAAAATTACCGATTTTACTCCGCTTAAAAATAAAAATGCCGAATTGCAATTTTATATAAGGACAAAAGAACCGGATTTTAAAGCCGAAATATTTTTTAAAAATTCGGAGCTTAACGGCCGGCCGTGGCGTGCATATATTTACCTCAATAAAGGATAA